In Leptospira perdikensis, the genomic window CAATGCGTATGATTTACTTCCTTTGGACGATTCAAGAATTGATTTGGTGGAGATGATTCAAAGGTTACCTATTTTAATAGGTCGACTAACGCGTGCTGTATATTTAAACGTAAAACCCATTGCCGATCAAAAAGTAATTTTTGTATTTAATTATTTACCTGAATACCAAGAGAAATGGTATGATGCCGTTTTTTTTCAAGGTATGCTCAATGGTCTTGCCGTACTTTTTGAACTTAAAGAATTTAAAATCCGAATGACAAAAACCAAACTTTTTGGAATCCACATGTCTCACAAGGAGTTAGGTGAGGATATTGTATTTGGAACAGATTCTAATGAATATGAGATGGATTGGTTGGAAGACAAATTGTTTTTGTCTCGTTCTCGTTTGACAAAAGATGATATCACTAACAGACATAGAGTGATGGTCACTTCGCGAATGGATTCACAATTGGAAGAAATATCCATTGTAGACGTTAAGGATGTGGTTCGAAGGTCTCGGGAACTTGCTATTGAAAACCGAGATTTAGAAGCGGCCGTTGAAGTGTTAAAATCTTTCAAACAGGAGTTGGAAAAAAAACAACTCTCCATGGCGAAGGATCTACGCCTTGCTAAAAACATCCAAAAAGGGCTCATTCCAGAAATCATCCCCGATTGGAATGGTATCCAGTTTTGGACTGGTTTTACTCCTATGCAAGAAGTGAGTGGGGATTATTATGATTACTTTCCATATAACATGAATAAGCTGGGAGTGGCTGTTTGTGATGTTTCTGGGCACGGAGTTCCGGCAGCTTTTATTACCGCATTATCCAAGCTGTTGTTTTCCAATTTTAAAAAATCAAAACCTTCCGAAATATTCAAACTCATCAATCGGGAGTTATTGGATTTGGTTAAACAACAGGGATATACAACTTGTGTTTATGTTTTAATCCATGATGACTACAAGGTTTTATATTCTGTTGCCGGCCATCCTCGCCCGATTTTATTTAGAGCTAAAACTGGTAGGGCAGAAATTTGTGAGGGAGATGGAACTTTTCTCGGAATGTTTCCCGATGCAGGTGAAACCTTTTTAGATTTCCAACTCCAATTAGAGCCTGGAGACCAATTGTTTTTGTACACTGATGGTTTGATTGAAGCAGAAAATGATAAAGGTCTTGCGTTTGGAGAAACGAAACTCATTCAAATCATAGAAACTTGTGCTGGAAAATCCATCCAAGATACAGTGGAAACTATCCTAACAACCCATAAAGAATTTACTATGGGTACAGATCCAATGGATGATATCACTCTTCTTGGACTTCAGTTGTCCCCAAGACTTCCTGAATTCAATCTCATTAAAGCTAAAGGGGAGGAAGCTTATCTTAATAAAGAGTTTCAAGATGCTGTCAGTTTTTATGAAAAGGCACATCAGATTTTACCTCGCGAACTAGACACACAACTTTCTTATGGAAAAGCTCTTGCTCATAGTAGGGATTTTGATAAAGCCATTCGTTTGTTAGAATCTTATAATAAATTCAAAACTAATCATTTTAAGTCACATTCTGTTCTTGGTTATTGTTATTACCAAATGGAAATGTTTGAAAAAGCGGAAATAGAATGGAAAAAAGCTCATTCGATTAACGATTCCAAATTATCGAACTTATATAACTTAGCGCAAGTATATAGAAAGTTAAACCAAAAGAAAAAAATGAAAGATGTCATCGAAAAGATGAAACGAATTGATCCATCTTACATTCACATCCTTCCACTTGAAAAAAAGTGGGAGTCTTTACCTGATGAATAGAATCAAACTTTTAATTCTATCCCTTTGTTTTTTTCATTTTAGTTTTCCAGTAGATCATAGTTTTCATCCTGATTTTGGATTAGAATGGTGTTACTTTGTTGGACATATTGAATCAAAATCAGGAAACCATTACGGGTATGAATTGTCTTTTTTTCGCCTAAAGTTTTCTGATGATAAAGATTGGAATCCTGAGATTTTTCCTGTTCATTTTGCTATCTCCGATTTTTCTTCTAAAAAATATAAAAATTCTCAAACCATTAAACGAACGATAGGTGATCTTGCGGGTTATTCAGAAAAAACAATTTATAGTGGGGATTATCATTTGGAGATAATTTCCAAAGATAAATTTCATATCAAAGCTCAATCCAAATCGAAAGATTTGAGTTTGGATTTGGAATTGGAAGGAAATGGAAAAATTTTGGTACATGGTGATAAAGGGGTTTCTATCAAATCCAATCGAAATCCAAATATATTTTCATATTATTATAGTTATCCCA contains:
- a CDS encoding SpoIIE family protein phosphatase, with the translated sequence MPLHAGREISSKRVSGLVQVYQRENRLSRQTNPFPEILEDTVYTRILKDPNYWISQDLEDKIIQIIAQSLDISGILYHLGTESLITNAYDLLPLDDSRIDLVEMIQRLPILIGRLTRAVYLNVKPIADQKVIFVFNYLPEYQEKWYDAVFFQGMLNGLAVLFELKEFKIRMTKTKLFGIHMSHKELGEDIVFGTDSNEYEMDWLEDKLFLSRSRLTKDDITNRHRVMVTSRMDSQLEEISIVDVKDVVRRSRELAIENRDLEAAVEVLKSFKQELEKKQLSMAKDLRLAKNIQKGLIPEIIPDWNGIQFWTGFTPMQEVSGDYYDYFPYNMNKLGVAVCDVSGHGVPAAFITALSKLLFSNFKKSKPSEIFKLINRELLDLVKQQGYTTCVYVLIHDDYKVLYSVAGHPRPILFRAKTGRAEICEGDGTFLGMFPDAGETFLDFQLQLEPGDQLFLYTDGLIEAENDKGLAFGETKLIQIIETCAGKSIQDTVETILTTHKEFTMGTDPMDDITLLGLQLSPRLPEFNLIKAKGEEAYLNKEFQDAVSFYEKAHQILPRELDTQLSYGKALAHSRDFDKAIRLLESYNKFKTNHFKSHSVLGYCYYQMEMFEKAEIEWKKAHSINDSKLSNLYNLAQVYRKLNQKKKMKDVIEKMKRIDPSYIHILPLEKKWESLPDE